A single genomic interval of Roseomonas aeriglobus harbors:
- a CDS encoding amino acid permease — MPPKRGVIERMFARKSIAQVQRETETSELKRTLGKWNLLLLGVGCIIGAGIFVRTGSAAALHAGPAVLLSFVVAGIVCAFAGLCYAELSSTLPVSGSAYTYGYTTLGEFVAWTMGVLLLLEYGLAASVVAVGWGGYVVSLLADFGIRIPAQLTGPAGYTLMRDGAPVLVNGQTVTTIFNLPAFLICIALATLLVRGVSESAKVNNIIVGVKVSVLVAFIVVGGLIVLSNFSELVATNWTPFVPENQGDGKFGVDGIMRAASIVFFAYIGFEAVSTAGQEAKDPKRDMPFGIIGSLVVCTVIYMLVAAIMTLLVPYASLNVPDPVAVVVDAFGPTWSWLAKIIKIGAIIGLTSVVLVLMYGQTRIFYTMARDGLLPGVFAKVHPKFKTPYVNTMLVGVITAIAAGFFDINVLGDMTSVGTLAAFAIVCLSVIYLRRTAPDLPRGFSVPLYPVVPILGIASCVYLINSVPWDVLKFFLWYLLGGVVLYFVYGMHNSNLQKGQPQDDKPDMGEYVAPVGEQP; from the coding sequence ATGCCACCTAAACGGGGCGTGATCGAACGGATGTTCGCACGCAAGTCGATCGCGCAGGTCCAGCGCGAGACGGAAACCAGTGAACTGAAGCGCACGCTCGGCAAGTGGAACCTGCTGCTGCTGGGCGTCGGGTGCATCATCGGCGCGGGCATCTTCGTGCGTACCGGTTCGGCCGCGGCGCTGCATGCCGGCCCCGCCGTGCTGCTGAGCTTCGTCGTCGCGGGCATCGTCTGCGCGTTCGCCGGTCTCTGCTATGCGGAACTGTCGTCGACCCTGCCGGTGTCGGGATCGGCCTACACCTATGGCTACACCACGCTGGGTGAATTCGTCGCGTGGACGATGGGCGTGCTGCTGCTGCTCGAATATGGCCTCGCGGCATCGGTCGTCGCGGTCGGCTGGGGCGGCTATGTCGTCAGCCTGCTGGCCGACTTCGGCATCCGCATCCCGGCGCAGTTAACCGGCCCCGCGGGCTATACGCTGATGCGCGACGGCGCGCCGGTCCTGGTGAACGGGCAGACCGTCACGACCATCTTCAACCTGCCGGCATTCCTGATCTGCATCGCGCTCGCCACGCTGCTGGTGCGCGGCGTGTCGGAATCGGCGAAGGTCAACAACATCATCGTCGGCGTGAAGGTCAGCGTGCTGGTCGCGTTCATCGTCGTCGGCGGGCTGATCGTGCTGTCGAACTTCAGCGAACTCGTCGCGACCAACTGGACGCCGTTCGTGCCCGAGAATCAGGGTGACGGCAAATTCGGCGTCGACGGCATCATGCGGGCGGCGTCGATCGTGTTCTTCGCCTACATCGGCTTCGAAGCGGTCTCGACCGCTGGCCAGGAAGCCAAGGACCCCAAGCGTGACATGCCGTTCGGCATCATCGGGTCGCTGGTCGTCTGCACCGTCATCTACATGCTGGTCGCGGCCATCATGACGCTGCTGGTGCCCTACGCCTCGCTGAACGTGCCGGATCCGGTCGCGGTCGTCGTCGATGCGTTCGGCCCGACGTGGAGCTGGCTGGCCAAGATCATCAAGATCGGTGCGATCATCGGCCTGACCTCGGTCGTGCTGGTGCTGATGTACGGCCAGACCCGCATCTTCTACACGATGGCGCGCGACGGCCTGTTGCCGGGCGTGTTCGCGAAGGTGCACCCGAAGTTCAAGACGCCGTACGTCAACACGATGCTGGTCGGTGTGATCACCGCGATCGCGGCGGGCTTCTTCGATATCAACGTGCTGGGCGACATGACCTCGGTCGGTACGCTGGCCGCGTTCGCGATCGTCTGCCTGTCGGTGATCTATCTGCGCCGCACCGCGCCGGACCTGCCGCGCGGCTTCTCGGTCCCGCTGTATCCGGTGGTGCCGATCCTGGGCATCGCGAGCTGCGTCTATCTGATCAACTCGGTGCCATGGGACGTGCTGAAGTTCTTCCTGTGGTATCTGCTGGGCGGCGTGGTGCTGTATTTCGTCTATGGCATGCACAATTCGAACCTGCAGAAGGGCCAGCCGCAGGACGACAAGCCCGACATGGGCGAATATGTCGCTCCGGTCGGCGAGCAGCCGTAA
- a CDS encoding TIGR02186 family protein: MKAWLLLLLAPLLLGAAKPVLVPDVSQRDIEIAYSFTGADLLLFGAILYPRGAAPDPARPADIVVVVKGPAQSILVREKEKVAGIWVNAERMRYRSAPGFYAIASSRPINRIVDERTRAIYELGLDSLQLSPASGAVADDQARFDAGLVDLLRRNGLYYEDDKAVEITDGVLYRAHVRIPARVPVGRFTAETFLIQDGRVQAAAVRQIDIRKSGFERFVAQSADDHALLYGLVAVALSLAFGWGAGTIARRV; this comes from the coding sequence GTGAAGGCCTGGCTCCTCCTTCTCTTAGCGCCCCTGTTGCTCGGCGCCGCCAAGCCCGTGCTGGTGCCCGACGTGTCGCAGCGCGACATCGAGATCGCCTACTCCTTCACCGGTGCCGACCTGCTGCTGTTCGGCGCGATCCTCTATCCGCGCGGCGCCGCACCGGATCCTGCGCGACCAGCCGACATCGTCGTCGTGGTGAAGGGCCCGGCCCAGTCGATCCTGGTGCGCGAGAAGGAAAAGGTCGCCGGCATCTGGGTGAATGCGGAACGGATGCGCTATCGCTCCGCCCCCGGCTTCTACGCCATCGCCTCGTCGCGACCGATCAACCGGATCGTCGATGAACGCACCCGCGCCATCTACGAACTGGGTCTCGACAGCCTGCAATTGTCCCCCGCGAGCGGTGCGGTGGCCGACGATCAGGCGCGTTTCGATGCGGGGCTGGTCGATCTGCTGCGCCGCAACGGCCTGTATTACGAGGACGACAAGGCGGTCGAGATTACCGACGGCGTCCTGTACCGCGCGCATGTCCGCATTCCGGCGCGCGTGCCCGTCGGCCGCTTCACCGCCGAGACCTTCCTGATCCAGGACGGCCGGGTCCAGGCCGCAGCGGTGCGGCAGATCGATATCCGCAAATCGGGTTTCGAACGCTTCGTTGCTCAGTCGGCGGACGACCATGCCCTGCTCTACGGCCTGGTCGCGGTTGCCCTCTCGCTCGCCTTCGGCTGGGGCGCAGGAACCATCGCCCGCCGCGTTTGA
- a CDS encoding sulfite exporter TauE/SafE family protein — MDLYLPIANLSVNAIVIVLLGGGVGLLSGMFGVGGGFLTTPLLIVYGIPPTVAAASAASQVTGASVSGAMAHFRRGGVDTRMGTVLVGGGILGSIAGAGVFRLLQASGQIDTAIAILYVLLLGSIGGLMLREALGAIGAVRSGRPPKARKRRHHPLVAALPLRYRFYASGLYISPLAPLLLGFVVGMLTVLLGVGGGFILVPAMLYLLGMSTQVVVGTSLFQIVFVTAAATLVHALTTKAVDVVLAALLLLGSVAGAQVGARFAQKMKPEYLRLALAIMVLLVAVRMLLGLAWRPDEIYTISMS; from the coding sequence GTGGACCTGTATCTGCCCATCGCGAACCTGTCGGTGAATGCCATCGTCATCGTCCTGCTGGGCGGGGGCGTCGGCCTGCTGTCGGGCATGTTCGGGGTCGGCGGCGGGTTCCTGACGACGCCGCTGCTGATCGTCTACGGCATCCCGCCGACCGTCGCCGCCGCGTCCGCCGCCAGCCAGGTGACCGGGGCCAGCGTATCGGGCGCGATGGCGCATTTCCGGCGCGGCGGGGTCGATACGCGGATGGGCACGGTGCTGGTCGGCGGCGGGATATTGGGGTCGATCGCGGGAGCGGGCGTATTCCGCCTGCTTCAGGCGAGCGGGCAGATCGATACGGCCATCGCCATCCTCTACGTCCTGCTGCTCGGGTCGATCGGCGGCCTGATGCTGCGCGAGGCGCTGGGCGCGATCGGTGCGGTCCGCTCCGGGCGCCCGCCCAAAGCCCGCAAGCGCCGCCACCACCCGCTCGTCGCTGCGCTCCCCTTGCGCTACCGGTTCTACGCATCGGGTCTGTACATCTCGCCGCTCGCGCCGCTGCTGCTGGGGTTCGTCGTCGGGATGCTGACGGTCCTGCTGGGGGTCGGCGGCGGGTTCATCCTGGTGCCGGCGATGCTCTATCTGCTCGGCATGTCGACGCAGGTCGTCGTCGGCACGTCGCTGTTCCAGATCGTGTTCGTCACTGCGGCCGCAACCCTGGTCCATGCGCTGACCACCAAGGCGGTCGACGTCGTGCTTGCCGCGCTGCTGCTGCTGGGATCGGTCGCCGGGGCGCAGGTCGGCGCCCGCTTCGCGCAGAAGATGAAGCCCGAATATCTTCGCCTGGCTCTGGCGATCATGGTCCTGCTCGTCGCCGTGCGGATGCTGCTGGGCCTCGCATGGCGGCCTGACGAAATCTACACGATATCGATGTCGTGA
- a CDS encoding EI24 domain-containing protein, which translates to MIAALFLSVGQLGDRRILAVLAKSLALTLMLLATAGVGLWFGVRALARWAGISAVGGDLAGAAAVLGGVALGWLIFRALAVAIVGLFADDVVAAVEAKHYPAALATARPVPVARGLAMGAGSAGRAVLWNTVAIPLYVVLLTTGVGPAIGFFAVNALLLGRDLGDMVAARHRPASALPAFRHATRGPRLVLGAIGTALLLVPIVNLVAPVLGAAMATHVFHRRLSK; encoded by the coding sequence GTGATCGCAGCGTTGTTCCTTTCCGTCGGCCAATTGGGCGACCGGCGCATCCTGGCCGTGCTCGCCAAGTCGCTGGCGCTGACCCTCATGCTACTGGCGACCGCCGGGGTCGGCCTGTGGTTCGGCGTCCGGGCGCTCGCGCGGTGGGCAGGGATCAGCGCGGTCGGTGGCGACCTGGCCGGGGCGGCGGCGGTGCTGGGCGGCGTGGCGCTCGGCTGGCTGATCTTTCGCGCGCTCGCCGTCGCGATCGTCGGGCTGTTCGCCGACGATGTCGTCGCAGCGGTCGAGGCGAAACATTACCCAGCGGCACTCGCGACGGCGCGACCCGTGCCCGTCGCGCGCGGGCTGGCGATGGGTGCGGGATCGGCGGGCCGTGCGGTGCTGTGGAACACCGTCGCGATTCCGCTGTACGTCGTCCTGCTGACGACCGGGGTCGGCCCCGCGATCGGGTTCTTCGCCGTCAACGCGCTGCTGCTCGGGCGTGACCTGGGCGATATGGTCGCCGCGCGGCACCGCCCGGCATCCGCCCTGCCTGCGTTTCGCCACGCCACCCGTGGTCCCCGGCTGGTGCTCGGGGCCATCGGCACGGCCTTGCTGCTCGTGCCCATCGTCAACCTGGTCGCCCCCGTGCTCGGCGCGGCGATGGCGACGCATGTCTTTCATCGGAGATTGTCGAAGTGA
- a CDS encoding ATP-binding cassette domain-containing protein codes for MGTELAVQASGLVKRFGDRRVVDGVDIAVPKGAIYGVLGPNGAGKTTTLRMLLGIIEPDEGARSLLGRAHPRDASDNVGYLPEERGLYPSMKSVEAIAFMGALRGLDWGTGRKRARAMLEQANLGHAADSKIKKLSKGMAQFVQLLGSVVHEPELLVLDEPFSGLDPVNQERLEALIVAQRDRGATILFSTHVMAHAERLCDRLTIIAGGKARFEGTVDDARATLPVKAHYVPHHRDPNIAALLPADAQAEGNGWVFTLPKEGIEGVLVKLIDAGYGISGLSIEPARLHDAFVKIVGREALEQAA; via the coding sequence TTGGGTACCGAATTAGCCGTACAGGCAAGCGGCCTTGTCAAACGCTTCGGCGACCGTCGGGTCGTCGACGGGGTCGACATCGCGGTGCCGAAGGGCGCGATCTATGGCGTGCTCGGCCCCAACGGCGCGGGCAAGACGACGACGCTGCGCATGCTGCTCGGCATCATCGAACCCGATGAGGGTGCGCGCAGCCTGCTCGGCCGCGCGCATCCGCGCGATGCCAGCGACAATGTCGGCTACCTGCCCGAGGAGCGCGGGCTGTATCCCAGCATGAAGTCGGTCGAGGCGATCGCGTTCATGGGGGCGCTGCGCGGGCTCGACTGGGGCACCGGTCGCAAGCGGGCGCGCGCGATGCTCGAGCAAGCCAATCTGGGCCACGCCGCCGACAGCAAGATCAAGAAGCTGTCGAAAGGCATGGCGCAGTTCGTCCAGCTGCTGGGCTCGGTCGTTCACGAACCCGAACTGCTGGTGCTCGACGAACCTTTTTCCGGTCTCGATCCCGTAAACCAGGAACGGCTGGAGGCGCTGATCGTCGCGCAGCGCGACCGCGGGGCGACCATCCTGTTTTCCACCCACGTCATGGCGCATGCCGAGCGGCTGTGTGACCGGCTGACGATCATCGCCGGGGGGAAGGCGCGGTTCGAAGGGACCGTCGACGACGCCCGCGCAACGCTGCCGGTCAAGGCGCATTATGTGCCGCATCATCGCGATCCGAACATTGCCGCGCTGCTGCCGGCGGATGCGCAGGCCGAAGGCAATGGGTGGGTGTTCACCCTGCCGAAGGAAGGAATTGAGGGCGTGCTGGTGAAGCTTATCGACGCCGGCTACGGCATTTCGGGCCTGTCGATCGAGCCCGCGCGGCTCCACGACGCCTTCGTCAAGATCGTCGGACGCGAAGCGCTGGAGCAGGCAGCATGA
- the queG gene encoding tRNA epoxyqueuosine(34) reductase QueG, translated as MRQDKPIEQRLKEKAAELGFAATGIARADAAPRSAARLREWLADGAHGSMIWMEERAHHRESPAGLWPEVKSVIALGMSYAPGRDPLALDGVGDRGRISVHAQGGDYHDVVKRALKALGRWLVDQAPGELKVFVDTAPVMEKPLAEAAGLGWQGKHTNLVSRTDGSWLFLGAIYTTLDLTPDSPGRDACGSCDACQRACPTDAFPAPYRLDARRCISYLTIEHKGPIPEEFRVGIGNRIYGCDDCLAVCPWNKFAAAARANMAFQPRAELMAPRLADLLALDDAGFRQVFAGSPIKRIGRGRMVRNAAIAAGNSGDAALIAPLRRLLVDEDAVVAEAAEWALARLDEAD; from the coding sequence GTGCGCCAAGACAAGCCGATCGAACAGAGATTAAAGGAAAAGGCGGCGGAGCTGGGCTTTGCCGCCACAGGGATCGCGCGCGCCGATGCCGCGCCGCGCTCGGCCGCTCGCCTGCGCGAATGGCTGGCGGATGGCGCGCACGGGTCGATGATCTGGATGGAGGAACGCGCCCATCACCGTGAAAGCCCCGCTGGCCTGTGGCCGGAGGTGAAGAGCGTCATTGCGCTCGGCATGAGCTACGCGCCCGGCCGCGACCCGCTGGCGCTCGACGGCGTGGGGGATCGCGGGCGGATTTCGGTGCACGCGCAAGGTGGCGACTATCACGACGTCGTGAAGCGCGCGCTGAAGGCGCTGGGGCGCTGGCTGGTCGACCAGGCGCCGGGCGAGCTGAAGGTCTTCGTCGATACCGCGCCGGTAATGGAAAAGCCGCTGGCCGAGGCGGCGGGGCTCGGCTGGCAGGGCAAGCACACCAACCTCGTCAGTCGGACCGACGGCAGCTGGCTGTTCCTGGGCGCGATCTACACCACGCTCGACCTGACGCCAGATTCGCCCGGGCGCGACGCTTGTGGGTCGTGCGACGCGTGCCAGCGGGCCTGCCCGACCGACGCCTTTCCCGCGCCCTATCGCCTCGATGCGCGGCGCTGCATCTCCTACCTGACGATCGAGCATAAGGGGCCGATTCCGGAAGAGTTTCGGGTCGGTATCGGCAATCGCATCTACGGCTGCGACGATTGCCTGGCGGTCTGTCCGTGGAACAAATTCGCCGCCGCGGCACGGGCGAACATGGCATTCCAGCCACGCGCGGAGTTGATGGCGCCGCGGCTGGCCGACCTGCTCGCCCTGGATGACGCAGGGTTTCGGCAGGTGTTTGCAGGCTCGCCGATCAAGCGGATCGGGCGCGGGCGAATGGTGCGCAACGCTGCGATCGCGGCAGGAAATTCGGGGGACGCCGCGCTGATCGCGCCGCTCCGGCGATTGCTGGTAGATGAGGATGCGGTGGTCGCGGAGGCGGCGGAATGGGCGTTGGCCCGCCTTGATGAAGCGGACTGA
- a CDS encoding ABC transporter permease, with protein sequence MNKSVRQTMTVARRDFIATVFTPTFLIFLLAPLIMMSFGAIGGMGAATMAGSSVGKMRVAVVADPATWKTMQDTDARLRPMFRKSEAPPQLILASPNGDPAARANETMRRRDVEVTATLYGPLDKPTILYAVNAGRSASYLAALADATLRTERTGTAPLSTATKVAFKPDAQRTTISGSNQAAFFAVFGLFILTLMLAGQAVGTMAEERSNKVIEILAAAVPLESVFLGKLIGMFGVAILFVAFWGTIVVNVGQMLPAGLARAFADVGPAVGPVFPLLFFAYFTMAYLLLGAVFLGIGAQASTPREIQMLSLPITIFQVAMFGLSQAAASQPDSMLARIAEILPFSSPFAMAARAANRPELWPHLLALGWQALWVALTVWLGARLFRRGVLQSGSPAFWKRKKTAKVLDRGGAIPGL encoded by the coding sequence ATGAACAAGTCCGTTCGTCAGACGATGACCGTCGCCCGGCGCGATTTCATCGCGACCGTGTTTACGCCGACCTTCCTCATCTTTCTTCTCGCACCGCTCATCATGATGAGCTTCGGCGCGATCGGGGGCATGGGCGCCGCGACGATGGCGGGCAGTTCGGTCGGCAAGATGCGCGTTGCGGTCGTCGCCGACCCCGCGACCTGGAAGACGATGCAGGACACCGATGCTCGGCTGCGCCCGATGTTCCGCAAAAGCGAGGCGCCGCCGCAGCTGATCCTGGCATCGCCAAATGGCGATCCGGCAGCGCGCGCGAACGAGACGATGCGCCGCCGCGACGTCGAAGTGACGGCGACATTGTACGGCCCGCTCGACAAGCCGACGATCCTCTACGCCGTCAATGCCGGCCGCAGTGCATCCTATCTCGCCGCGCTGGCGGATGCGACGCTGCGCACCGAACGGACCGGCACCGCCCCGCTGAGCACCGCGACCAAGGTCGCGTTCAAGCCTGACGCCCAGCGTACCACGATCAGCGGATCGAATCAGGCGGCGTTCTTCGCGGTGTTCGGGCTGTTCATCCTGACGCTGATGCTGGCGGGGCAAGCGGTCGGCACGATGGCGGAGGAGCGGTCGAACAAGGTCATCGAGATCCTCGCCGCCGCGGTGCCGCTGGAAAGCGTGTTTCTGGGCAAGTTGATCGGCATGTTCGGCGTCGCCATCCTGTTCGTCGCCTTCTGGGGGACGATCGTCGTCAACGTCGGGCAGATGCTGCCCGCGGGCCTGGCGCGCGCGTTTGCCGACGTCGGGCCGGCGGTGGGGCCGGTGTTCCCGCTGCTGTTCTTCGCCTATTTCACCATGGCCTATCTGCTGCTCGGCGCGGTGTTCCTCGGCATCGGCGCGCAGGCGAGCACCCCGCGCGAAATCCAGATGCTGTCGTTGCCGATCACCATCTTCCAGGTGGCGATGTTCGGGTTGAGCCAGGCGGCCGCTTCGCAGCCCGATTCGATGCTGGCGCGGATCGCCGAGATCCTGCCGTTCAGCTCGCCCTTCGCAATGGCGGCGCGCGCGGCCAATCGGCCGGAGCTGTGGCCGCATCTGCTGGCGCTTGGCTGGCAGGCGCTGTGGGTCGCCCTGACGGTATGGCTCGGCGCGCGACTGTTCCGGCGTGGCGTGCTGCAATCGGGCAGCCCGGCGTTCTGGAAGCGGAAGAAGACGGCAAAGGTGCTCGATCGCGGCGGCGCCATCCCGGGCCTGTGA
- a CDS encoding adenosine kinase, protein MTAPTYDVVAIGNAIVDILAQAEDQFITDAGMTKGSMQLIFSAEDADALYAKMGPGREISGGSAANTVAGVAALGGTAGFIGQVADDQLGQVFAHDIKAAGVDFTTAARDGDPSTARCMIFVTPDGQRTMNTFLGASQYLPSTALDADMIRSGKILYLEGYLWDPEEPRAAMVEAIRIAREADRWVAFTLSDVFCIDRHGDDFRRMVEDGTIDILFANENELKALWKTDDLEVALEKTTPEVGVVVVTRGERGALAMYKGRRYEVAAQPTAGVVDTTGAGDLFAAGVLHGLAKGVALDGALVQGAICAAEIISHYGARPEVDLKALLAEKMQY, encoded by the coding sequence GTGACTGCCCCAACCTATGACGTCGTCGCCATCGGCAATGCGATCGTCGACATCCTCGCCCAGGCCGAGGATCAGTTCATCACCGACGCCGGCATGACCAAGGGCTCGATGCAGCTCATCTTCTCGGCCGAGGACGCCGATGCGCTCTATGCCAAGATGGGCCCGGGCCGGGAAATCAGCGGCGGATCGGCGGCGAACACCGTCGCGGGCGTCGCGGCCCTGGGCGGCACCGCGGGCTTCATCGGCCAGGTCGCCGACGACCAGCTGGGCCAGGTCTTCGCGCACGACATCAAGGCGGCGGGCGTCGACTTCACCACCGCCGCGCGCGACGGCGACCCGTCGACCGCGCGCTGCATGATCTTCGTGACGCCGGACGGCCAGCGCACGATGAACACCTTCCTGGGGGCGTCGCAATATCTGCCGTCGACCGCGCTCGACGCCGACATGATCCGCAGCGGCAAGATCCTGTATCTCGAAGGCTATCTGTGGGATCCCGAAGAGCCGCGCGCCGCGATGGTCGAGGCCATCCGCATCGCGCGCGAAGCCGACCGCTGGGTCGCCTTCACGCTCAGCGACGTGTTCTGCATCGACCGGCACGGTGATGATTTCCGCCGGATGGTCGAGGATGGAACGATCGACATCCTGTTCGCCAACGAAAACGAACTGAAGGCGCTGTGGAAGACCGACGATCTGGAGGTCGCGCTGGAAAAGACGACGCCGGAAGTGGGCGTGGTCGTGGTGACCCGCGGGGAACGCGGCGCGCTGGCGATGTACAAGGGCCGCCGCTACGAAGTCGCCGCTCAGCCGACCGCTGGCGTCGTCGACACGACGGGGGCGGGCGATCTGTTCGCCGCGGGCGTGCTCCACGGTCTGGCGAAGGGCGTCGCGCTCGACGGTGCGCTGGTCCAGGGCGCGATCTGCGCGGCCGAGATCATCAGCCACTATGGCGCGCGCCCCGAAGTCGACCTGAAGGCGCTGCTTGCCGAGAAGATGCAGTATTGA
- a CDS encoding CHAP domain-containing protein, translating to MFARFVAVAAALMTLTIAAPKAEAKFWQCAPFARMISGIDIRGNALTWWHQAAGKYDRGAAPKKGAVMSFAATAKMRFGHVAMVSKVVSDREVLLTHANWSRRGGVETDVRAVDVSDKGDWSRVKVWFASNGGLGTSSYPVNGFIYANGAPQSEEIALPKVTIAAVTPVPVAPTSRAAAFSLNLE from the coding sequence ATGTTCGCTCGTTTCGTCGCGGTTGCCGCCGCGCTGATGACCCTGACGATCGCGGCTCCGAAGGCCGAGGCCAAATTCTGGCAGTGCGCGCCCTTCGCTCGCATGATCTCGGGCATCGATATTCGCGGCAACGCGCTGACCTGGTGGCACCAGGCTGCCGGCAAGTACGACCGCGGTGCCGCGCCGAAGAAGGGCGCGGTCATGTCCTTCGCGGCGACGGCCAAGATGCGCTTCGGCCATGTCGCGATGGTGTCCAAGGTGGTGAGCGATCGCGAAGTCTTGCTGACCCATGCCAATTGGTCGCGCCGCGGCGGCGTCGAAACCGATGTCCGCGCGGTCGATGTGTCGGACAAGGGCGATTGGAGCCGCGTGAAGGTGTGGTTCGCTTCGAACGGCGGCCTCGGCACGTCGAGCTACCCGGTCAACGGCTTCATCTATGCGAATGGCGCCCCGCAGTCCGAAGAGATCGCCCTGCCGAAGGTCACGATCGCCGCGGTGACGCCGGTGCCGGTCGCCCCGACCAGCCGCGCTGCGGCCTTCTCGCTGAACCTGGAATAA
- the msrB gene encoding peptide-methionine (R)-S-oxide reductase MsrB, whose amino-acid sequence MLTTRRSLLAAAGIAPAVAAWPAIAKYEVTLNDAEWRKKLSPAAYRVLRQQDTERPFTSPLNKEHRSGIFSCAGCALPLFTSKTKFESGTGWPSFWAPLRAAVATTTDRTLGMERVEVHCRRCGGHLGHVFDDGPKPTGKRYCMNGVAMTFTPRAL is encoded by the coding sequence ATGCTTACCACTCGCCGCTCCCTGCTCGCCGCCGCCGGCATCGCGCCGGCCGTTGCCGCCTGGCCTGCTATCGCCAAATATGAAGTCACGCTCAACGATGCCGAGTGGCGCAAGAAGCTGTCGCCTGCCGCCTACCGCGTGCTGCGCCAGCAGGATACCGAGCGGCCGTTCACCAGCCCGCTCAACAAGGAGCATCGCTCGGGCATCTTCAGTTGCGCGGGGTGCGCGCTGCCGTTGTTCACGTCGAAGACGAAGTTCGAGAGCGGCACCGGCTGGCCGAGCTTCTGGGCGCCCTTGCGGGCCGCGGTTGCGACGACGACCGACCGGACCTTGGGAATGGAGCGGGTGGAGGTGCATTGCCGGCGCTGTGGCGGGCATCTGGGTCATGTCTTCGACGACGGGCCGAAACCGACCGGAAAGCGATACTGCATGAACGGCGTGGCGATGACCTTCACGCCGCGCGCGCTGTAG